The following proteins are encoded in a genomic region of Periophthalmus magnuspinnatus isolate fPerMag1 chromosome 21, fPerMag1.2.pri, whole genome shotgun sequence:
- the LOC117389380 gene encoding kinesin heavy chain-like, whose product MGDAAECGVKVMCRFRPLSDAERARGDRFVPKFNGEDTVVLAGKPYIFDRVLPPDSEQIQVYDTCAKHIVKDVLGGYNGTIFAYGQTSSGKTHTMEGILHDEEAEGVIPRIASDIFSHIYSMDQNLEFHIKVSYFEIYLDKIRDLLDVSKTNLAVHEDKNRVPFVKGCTERFVTSPEEVMDVIDEGKANRHVAVTNMNEHSSRSHSIFLINIKQENVETETKVSGKLYLVDLAGSEKVSKTGAEGSVLDEAKNINKSLSALGNVIAALSEGKKAHVPYRDSKMTRILQDSLGGNCRTTIIVCCSPSSYNEPETRSTLMFGQRAKTIKNTVSVNMELTADEWKRKYEKEKEKTRSLTVSNHRLEGELQRWRKGEAVPLEQQTHRDKKLASDWPTVVTEAPPPVPVTNEERAQYESLITDLYKQLDDKDDDLNLQSQVQEELKQQVLEQDQMILSMRADVDRLQGELSRSQAGCDEAKDEVKEVLQALEELALNYDHKSTESQNRSRELNQVQQELQQKTVLLESVQKELASVQNMSSHQKKRSNEVLNLLLRDLTDLGAVLTCSGPGPSPSLGSGLEEDFTAARLFISRMRSEVMSALNRTKTLEQNLQDQKIRTKALERDLGLSQALVQQLQTKTRTQTEDLQRLEQRNRVLEENQDSLTEELHRVQAQGRLVELSAMDKEKVLKDTVDMKRTLEEQMENHREVHQRQVSRLRDQIQAQNRDLDLLRDVTAQQQVEIHRLTSDLDQLQVQDQTKDQRLQEMQLEREKRDQAKEDLKGLEDTVAKELQTLMNLRKQFVSDFSSRIHNIQENDADEAGGSLAQKQRIIFLENNLDQLSKVHKQLVRDNADLRCELPKLEKRLRAASERVQLLQKALNQAKMAAIRDKKSYRQEVERCRQEVERIKDAMRQRTHYAQIAKPIRAGRQQTSVRGGVASVSGGGASVRHRKLYPN is encoded by the exons ATGGGGGACGCGGCGGAGTGCGGGGTGAAGGTCATGTGCAGGTTCCGTCCTCTGAGCGACGCTGAACGGGCGCGAGGAGACCGCTTCGTGCCCAAGTTTAACGGAGAAGACACGGTGGTGCTGGCG GGAAAGCCGTACATCTTTGATCGAGTTCTGCCTCCAGACTCAGAGCAGATCCAGGTTTATGACACCTGTGCCAAACACATCGTCAAAG atgTACTGGGTGGATACAATGGGACAATCTTTGCGTATGGACAGACGTCTTCAGGAAAGACCCACACCATGGAG GGCATCCTTCACGATGAGGAGGCCGAGGGCGTCATCCCCAGAATCGCCTCAGACATCTTCAGTCACATTTACTCCATGGACCAGAACCTGGAGTTTCACATCAAG GTGTCCTACTTCGAAATTTACTTGGACAAGATCCGAGACCTGCTGGATG TGTCCAAGACCAATCTGGCCGTGCATGAGGACAAGAACCGAGTGCCTTTTGTCAAG GGCTGCACGGAGCGTTTTGTGACGAGTCCAGAGGAAGTGATGGACGTTATCGATGAGGGAAAAGCCAATCGTCATGTGGCAGTGACCa ACATGAATGAGCACAGCTCCAGGAGCCACAGTATTTTCCTCATCAACATCAAACAGGAAAATGTGGAGACAGAAACCAAAGTCTCTGGAAAACTGTACCTGGTTGATCTGGCCGGGAGCGAAAAG gtGAGTAAAACTGGAGCTGAAGGATCTGTTTTGGATGAAGccaaaaacatcaacaagtCTCTTTCGGCACTTGGGAACGTGATTGCAGCTCTGTCCGAGGGAAAG AAAGCACATGTCCCGTACAGAGACAGTAAAATGACACGGATCCTGCAGGACTCCCTCGGAGGAAACTGTAGAACCACCATCATCGTCTGCTGCTCGCCCTCCTCCTACAATGAACCAGAGACCAGGTCCACGCTCATGTTCGGACAGAG GGCCAAGACGATAAAGAACACGGTGAGTGTAAACATGGAGCTGACGGCAGATGAGTGGAAGCGGAAATacgagaaagaaaaagagaaaacgaGGAGTTTAACAGTGTCCAATCACCGCCTGGAGGGGGAGCTGCAACGCTGGAGGAAAG GGGAGGCCGTGCCTTTGGAGCAGCAGACTCACAGAGACAAGAAGCTGGCGTCTGATTGGCCCACAGTTGTGACAGAGGCTCCGCCCCCTGTGCCTGTGACCAATGAGGAGCGAGCTCAGTACGAGAGTCTCATTACAGACCTGTACAAGCAACTGGACGACAAG GATGATGACTTAAACCTCCAGAGTCAGGTGCAGGAGGAGCTGAAGCAGCAGGTGCTGGAGCAGGACCAG ATGATCCTCTCTATGCGCGCTGATGTGGATCGGCTGCAGGGGGAGCTGTCACGCTCTCAGGCTGGGTGTGATGAGGCCAAAGACGAAGTGAAGGAGGTGCTGCAGGCGCTGGAGGAACTCGCCCTGAACTATGACCACAAGTCCACAGAGTCCCAGAACCGGTCCCGAGAACTCAACCAGGTCCAACAGGAACTGCAGCAAAAGACT GTGTTGCTGGAGTCTGTGCAGAAGGAGTTGGCTTCAGTCCAGAACATGAGCTCTCATCAGAAGAAAAGGTCCAACGAAGTCCTGAACCTGCTCCTCAGAGACCTCACAGACCTGGGAGCAGTCCTG ACCTGTTCTGGACCTGGGCCTAGTCCTAGTCTGGGTTCTGGTCTTGAGGAGGACTTTACAGCAGCTCGACTTTTCATCAGTAGAATGAGGTCAGAGGTGATGTCTGCCCTGAACCGGACTAAAACTCTGGAGCAGAACCTTCAGGACCAGAAGATTCGAACCAAGGCCCTGGAACGAGACCTGGGTCTGAGCCAAGCCCTGGTCCAACAg CTCCAGACCAAGACCCGGACCCAGACTGAGGACCTGCAAAGGCTGGAGCAGCGGAACCGAGTCCTAGAGGAGAACCAGGACTCCCTAACCGAAGAACTCCACCGAGTCCAGGCTCAAG GTCGTCTGGTAGAGTTGTCAGCAATGGACAAAGAGAAGGTTCTAAAGGACACTGTGGATATGAAG CGCACTctggaggagcagatggagaatCATAGGGAGGTCCATCAGAGACAGGTCTCCAGACTCAGAGACCAGATCCAGGCCCAAAACCGGGACTTGGACCTCCTCCGAGA CGTCACGGCACAGCAACAGGTCGAGATTCACAGACTCACCTCAGACCTGGACCAGTTACAAgtccaagaccagaccaaggacCAAAGGCTCCAAGAGATGCA gctggagagagagaaaagagaccaGGCCAAGGAGGACCTCAAGGGGCTTGAGGACACTGTG gcCAAAGAGCTTCAGACTCTGATGAACCTCCGCAAACAGTTTGTGAGTGACTTCAGCTCCAGGATCCACAAT ATCCAGGAAAATGATGCAGatgaagctggaggaagtttggctcaaaaacaaagaataatTTTTCTGGAGAACAACTTAGACCAGCTCAGCAAAGTCCATAAACAG ttggtGCGGGATAATGCAGACCTGAGGTGTGAGCTACCAAAACTGGAGAAGCGTCTCCGAGCAGCGTCCGAGCGTGTGCAGCTGCTGCAGAAAGCACTGAACCAGGCCAAGATGGCCGCCATCCGGGACAAGAAGAGCTACAGACAGGAAGTGGAGCGCTGCAGACAGGAAGTAGAACGAATCAAAGACGCCATGAGACAAAGGACCCACTATGCCCAGATTG CTAAGCCAATCAGAGCGGGCCGTCAGCAGACATCTGTCAGAGGGGGTGTGGCCAGTGTGTCTGGAGGTGGAGCCAGTGTTCGTCACAGAAAACTCTACCCG AACTGA